In one window of Bifidobacterium crudilactis DNA:
- a CDS encoding co-chaperone YbbN, which yields MATNNQGFQPGVSLAGAVDLEALKHQAKAQPGEAGGAPAAGGYVIDTTSSGFQAVMQTSATFPILLLLWVPSDKRLFPLAKALADAVNVQKGKVQLARIDIAAEPEIAQAFRVQGAPALFALIGGRPMPVLQGMPSDEELKQLTDELIPQVISLAQQSGVTGTAPYQETADSASDEQTEAAEDAPALPAAHQRAHHLAEEGDYSGAAEAYAAVLEDDPSDTLAARERAKALLLARSAALDVRVVRQEAAEHPDDAEAQLSVADVDMIGGQIGDAFDRLLEYLGSHRDQMEPVRQRLLEYFLIPEASDPRLKTARQRLATLMY from the coding sequence ATGGCAACAAATAATCAAGGATTCCAACCCGGGGTCTCTTTGGCGGGCGCGGTCGATCTGGAAGCTCTCAAGCATCAGGCGAAGGCTCAGCCGGGTGAAGCGGGCGGTGCCCCGGCGGCAGGCGGATATGTCATCGACACCACATCATCGGGTTTCCAGGCGGTGATGCAGACTTCGGCGACGTTCCCGATTCTCTTGCTGCTATGGGTGCCGAGCGATAAACGCCTTTTCCCGCTTGCCAAGGCGCTGGCGGATGCGGTCAACGTGCAGAAGGGCAAGGTGCAGCTCGCGCGTATCGACATAGCTGCCGAACCTGAGATCGCGCAGGCCTTCCGCGTCCAGGGAGCTCCGGCGTTATTCGCTTTGATAGGTGGAAGACCCATGCCTGTGCTGCAGGGGATGCCGTCGGATGAAGAGCTCAAGCAACTCACCGATGAACTCATCCCGCAGGTCATCAGCCTCGCACAGCAGTCAGGAGTGACCGGCACCGCGCCGTATCAGGAGACCGCGGACTCGGCTTCGGATGAACAGACCGAGGCAGCTGAAGATGCTCCTGCGCTCCCCGCCGCTCACCAACGTGCACACCACCTCGCCGAGGAAGGCGATTATTCAGGTGCTGCCGAGGCGTATGCGGCGGTGCTCGAGGATGACCCTAGCGATACGCTTGCGGCCAGGGAACGTGCCAAGGCCTTGCTGCTGGCTCGTTCAGCGGCGTTGGATGTCAGGGTCGTGCGACAGGAGGCGGCGGAGCATCCTGATGATGCGGAGGCGCAGCTGTCCGTCGCGGATGTCGATATGATCGGCGGGCAGATCGGCGACGCCTTCGACCGGCTGCTCGAGTATTTGGGAAGTCATCGTGACCAGATGGAGCCCGTGCGCCAACGGCTGCTTGAATACTTCCTGATTCCCGAGGCTTCCGATCCTCGGCTGAAAACCGCACGTCAGCGTCTCGCCACGTTGATGTACTGA
- a CDS encoding FKBP-type peptidyl-prolyl cis-trans isomerase, with protein sequence MRHILSKHQFGKALSVCCALTMCLGLAACGSGSASDSSSSSASSSSSASSSVKLSKMTGVEAKGELGKKPTVSFSKPFDVQNNTYSILQEGNGEALQDGDRVCAQSIAISAVNGSELDSTWEKNTPDCSMVIRTSSMNSAYYNLLKGQKINTTIAFGIKDTSTSTATTSSNATTYLMVMTLVSKSKALTRAEGTAVTDIPSNLPKVTLDKTGKPSLDMNDYKPGSDMVVQTLIKGSGAEVKDTQTVSANYTGWLASTGKQFDSSWDRGTATDFSLSQVISGWKQGLAGQTVGSQVLLIIPPSLGYGSEAQSSIPANSTLVFVVDILAAY encoded by the coding sequence ATGCGACATATACTCAGCAAACACCAGTTCGGCAAGGCGCTTTCAGTGTGCTGCGCCCTGACGATGTGCCTCGGTCTGGCGGCTTGCGGAAGCGGTTCGGCTTCCGATAGCTCCTCCTCCAGCGCTTCCTCGTCCTCCTCCGCCAGCTCCAGCGTCAAACTCTCCAAAATGACCGGCGTCGAGGCAAAAGGCGAACTCGGCAAAAAACCGACGGTAAGCTTCTCCAAGCCTTTCGACGTTCAGAACAACACCTACTCCATCCTTCAGGAAGGAAACGGCGAGGCGCTTCAGGACGGCGACCGTGTCTGCGCTCAGAGCATCGCCATCAGCGCCGTCAACGGCTCGGAATTGGATTCGACCTGGGAGAAGAACACCCCCGACTGCTCGATGGTCATACGGACATCCTCGATGAACTCGGCCTACTATAACCTGCTCAAAGGTCAGAAAATCAACACGACGATAGCCTTCGGCATCAAGGACACCTCCACCAGCACGGCGACGACGTCATCGAACGCCACCACATATCTGATGGTGATGACCCTGGTCTCCAAGTCCAAGGCCCTGACACGCGCCGAAGGCACTGCGGTCACCGATATTCCCTCCAATCTGCCGAAGGTCACGCTCGACAAGACCGGCAAGCCGTCACTGGACATGAACGACTACAAGCCGGGCAGTGACATGGTCGTCCAGACCCTCATCAAGGGCAGCGGAGCCGAAGTCAAGGATACGCAGACCGTCAGCGCGAATTACACCGGATGGCTCGCAAGCACCGGAAAACAGTTCGACTCCTCATGGGATAGAGGCACCGCCACCGATTTCAGCCTGAGTCAGGTGATTTCGGGTTGGAAGCAGGGTCTTGCCGGACAGACCGTGGGTTCACAGGTCCTGCTGATCATTCCTCCGAGCCTGGGCTATGGTTCGGAAGCGCAATCAAGCATCCCGGCGAACTCGACCCTGGTATTCGTGGTCGATATCCTCGCGGCATATTAA
- a CDS encoding F0F1 ATP synthase subunit epsilon, translating into MAGEEKSTMQVNIVASDRPVWSGTARSVTIPASEGGMGILPDHEPVLTVIREGVVTVTEAEGTQHSFNVNDGFIAFDSNKLTVAVERGSQLKDGQQD; encoded by the coding sequence ATGGCCGGTGAAGAGAAGTCCACGATGCAGGTGAACATCGTAGCCTCCGATCGTCCGGTGTGGTCCGGAACCGCAAGGTCCGTGACCATACCGGCCTCCGAGGGCGGCATGGGCATACTGCCGGACCACGAACCTGTGCTGACCGTCATCCGGGAAGGTGTGGTCACCGTGACCGAGGCAGAGGGCACGCAGCACTCCTTCAACGTCAATGACGGTTTTATCGCCTTCGATTCGAATAAGCTGACGGTCGCGGTCGAACGCGGTTCACAGCTGAAAGACGGGCAACAGGATTAG
- a CDS encoding glutaredoxin family protein — translation MPITVFAKPHCPQCDATKRQFNKLGVEYDVVDLTQDAQALEDFRAAGYRQAPVVVAGEDTWTGFRPDMIKKVAEFINA, via the coding sequence ATGCCGATAACCGTCTTTGCGAAGCCTCATTGCCCGCAGTGCGATGCCACCAAGCGTCAGTTCAACAAGCTTGGCGTCGAATACGATGTCGTGGATCTCACCCAGGACGCACAGGCTTTGGAAGACTTTCGTGCCGCGGGATATCGCCAGGCACCCGTCGTGGTCGCAGGCGAAGATACCTGGACCGGTTTCCGTCCGGACATGATCAAGAAGGTCGCCGAGTTCATCAACGCCTGA
- a CDS encoding CYTH domain-containing protein, translating into MRDDLSDFEYERRFFCHAFPADLDDGDAPILIVQSYYVHQDNFALRVRLQAHNVRLAMDGKTQAIATLQRHRDAFTDASVTVKGPAIGGTRYEAERDIDPDVAVELVLRGGSPIVKNRYSAWLGEDGWDIDVFGGSNAPLIVAEAERRGPVTDLVIPDFCVTEITDDVRFSNDGLAERPYALWKEQFEYELLTTGPHFLEGFGTNRREKH; encoded by the coding sequence ATGAGAGACGATCTGAGCGACTTCGAATACGAACGACGATTCTTCTGCCATGCCTTCCCTGCGGATCTGGATGACGGCGACGCACCGATTCTCATCGTTCAGAGCTACTACGTCCATCAGGATAATTTCGCACTCCGGGTGAGACTCCAAGCGCACAACGTCCGTTTGGCCATGGATGGTAAGACTCAGGCGATCGCGACGCTGCAACGCCACCGTGACGCGTTCACGGACGCCTCCGTCACCGTCAAGGGGCCGGCAATCGGTGGAACCCGGTACGAAGCGGAGAGGGACATCGACCCGGATGTCGCCGTCGAACTCGTGCTTCGCGGAGGCTCTCCCATAGTCAAGAACCGCTATAGCGCCTGGCTTGGGGAAGACGGCTGGGACATCGACGTCTTCGGCGGAAGCAACGCGCCGCTTATCGTGGCGGAAGCGGAGAGACGCGGCCCCGTCACCGACCTGGTAATACCGGACTTCTGCGTCACTGAAATCACGGACGACGTTCGCTTCTCCAACGACGGTCTGGCGGAACGCCCCTATGCGCTGTGGAAGGAGCAATTCGAATATGAGCTGCTCACCACGGGCCCGCATTTCCTGGAGGGCTTCGGCACGAACCGCAGAGAGAAGCACTGA
- a CDS encoding F0F1 ATP synthase subunit gamma codes for MGSQLAFKSRIASTASLEKIFNAQEMIASSHISRARNVALDAKPYTDAIFDAVQSLVAHTHITHPIVQKNEENDRVAVLALTADRGMAGAYTSSIIRETEGLLAGLDKSGKKPELYVYGRRGVSYYKYRNRDIAGTWEGDSDQPGVEVAEEISKALLEAYMTPAAKGGVAELYVVFTEFVNMVVQKVRVLRMLPVELVHTPKAVHVDIEPSVPQEEKDKAAPLYAFEPGVDEVLDAILPKYIQSRIHECLLTAAASETACRQNAMHTATDNARNLIDDLTRKLNASRQSSITQELTEIIGSADALNKEEG; via the coding sequence ATGGGCTCCCAACTCGCATTCAAGTCAAGGATCGCCTCAACCGCGTCGCTGGAAAAGATTTTCAACGCGCAGGAGATGATCGCGTCCTCGCATATCTCCAGAGCCCGCAATGTGGCTTTGGACGCGAAGCCGTACACTGATGCGATTTTCGATGCGGTCCAGTCCCTGGTGGCGCACACGCATATCACTCATCCGATCGTGCAGAAGAACGAGGAGAACGACCGCGTCGCTGTTCTCGCTCTGACGGCCGACAGAGGCATGGCAGGAGCCTACACCTCGTCGATCATCCGCGAGACGGAAGGCTTGCTTGCCGGCCTTGATAAGTCCGGCAAGAAACCGGAGTTGTACGTGTACGGGCGCAGAGGCGTGTCCTATTACAAATACCGTAATCGGGACATTGCCGGAACCTGGGAGGGCGACAGTGACCAGCCTGGCGTCGAGGTGGCGGAGGAGATTTCCAAAGCCCTGCTCGAAGCCTATATGACACCCGCCGCAAAGGGTGGTGTGGCTGAGCTCTATGTGGTGTTCACCGAGTTCGTAAACATGGTGGTGCAGAAGGTCCGCGTGTTGAGGATGCTTCCGGTCGAGTTGGTCCATACGCCGAAAGCGGTCCATGTCGACATCGAACCGTCAGTGCCGCAGGAGGAGAAGGATAAGGCAGCTCCTCTCTACGCCTTCGAACCAGGTGTCGACGAGGTGCTCGACGCGATTCTGCCGAAATACATCCAGTCTCGAATCCACGAATGTCTCCTGACGGCTGCGGCTTCGGAAACGGCTTGCCGACAGAACGCCATGCACACCGCTACGGACAATGCACGAAATCTCATCGACGATCTGACACGTAAGCTGAACGCTTCGCGTCAGTCTTCGATAACGCAGGAACTTACCGAAATTATCGGCAGCGCAGATGCGTTGAACAAAGAGGAAGGGTAG
- the nucS gene encoding endonuclease NucS, which yields MRIIVADCTAVYTGRLNASLPLARRVLLIKEDSSCLIFSELGSYKPLNWMAAPCTLRELEPDGDATALQHEEFLDAALQSDAGASAAQSDKEAMQLPEKIIRVNSTKSDDVLTVSLMNIVSDQYFALGTDPGLTKDGVEDHLQRFLAQQIERLGEGTSLVRREYPTAIGPVDIMAVDAEGKHVAVEIKRHGGIDGVEQLTRYCELLNRDPLLAPVRGVFAAQTITPQAKTLAEDRGFSCLLLDYEDMKGVQSDELTLF from the coding sequence ATGCGCATAATCGTTGCCGACTGCACCGCCGTATATACAGGGAGACTCAATGCATCCTTGCCTTTGGCCAGGCGGGTGCTGCTTATCAAAGAGGATTCCAGCTGTCTGATTTTTTCGGAGCTGGGTTCATACAAGCCGCTGAACTGGATGGCGGCTCCTTGCACGCTGCGTGAACTGGAACCTGACGGTGACGCGACGGCACTGCAGCACGAGGAATTCCTTGATGCCGCACTTCAATCGGATGCAGGGGCGTCTGCGGCTCAGTCCGACAAAGAGGCCATGCAGCTTCCGGAGAAGATTATCAGGGTCAATTCGACCAAATCGGATGATGTGCTCACGGTCTCCTTGATGAACATCGTCAGTGACCAGTATTTCGCGTTGGGCACCGACCCCGGTTTGACGAAGGACGGCGTCGAAGATCACCTGCAACGCTTCCTTGCACAGCAGATTGAACGTCTTGGAGAGGGAACCAGCCTCGTCAGGCGTGAGTATCCGACGGCTATCGGTCCGGTTGACATCATGGCGGTAGATGCCGAGGGCAAGCATGTGGCCGTGGAAATCAAACGACACGGTGGCATAGACGGTGTCGAGCAGCTGACCAGATACTGTGAGTTGCTGAACCGCGACCCCCTGCTTGCGCCTGTGCGCGGCGTCTTCGCCGCCCAGACGATTACACCCCAGGCCAAAACCCTGGCGGAGGATCGGGGATTCTCATGCCTGCTGCTTGACTATGAGGACATGAAGGGTGTGCAGAGCGACGAACTGACTCTTTTCTAG
- the atpD gene encoding F0F1 ATP synthase subunit beta, with amino-acid sequence MVGEQSTQTTAAPDEVAEPDQGRITRVQGSVIDIEFPVGHLPDIYNALTVKINSVGNTEGETLHEITLEVEQHLGDSIVRAVALKPTDGLVRGALVTNTGGPIEVPVGDVTKGHVFDVAGHILNAKDDEHITISERWPIHRNPPAFDQLESKTEMFETGIKVIDLLTPYVQGGKIGLFGGAGVGKTVLIQEMIQRVAQNHGGVSVFAGVGERTREGNDLIGEMAEAGVLEKTALVFGQMDEPPGTRLRVPLTALTMAEYFRDVQNQDVLLFIDNIFRFTQAGSEVSTLLGRMPSAVGYQPNLADEMGALQERITSTRGHSITSLQAIYVPADDYTDPAPATTFAHLDATTELSRDIASKGIYPAVDPLSSNSRILDPRYVGQAHYDCANRVKAILQRNKELQDIIALIGIDELSEEDKTTVNRARRIEQFLGQNFYVAEKFTGRPGSYVAADETIEAFTRICDGVYDDVPEQAFTGIGGIDDLEKKWHDMQKEYNA; translated from the coding sequence ATGGTTGGAGAGCAAAGCACTCAGACCACAGCGGCGCCTGACGAGGTCGCAGAACCGGATCAGGGTCGTATCACACGTGTCCAAGGCTCGGTTATCGACATTGAGTTCCCGGTGGGTCATCTGCCGGATATCTACAACGCCTTGACCGTCAAGATCAATTCGGTGGGAAATACCGAAGGCGAGACCCTGCATGAAATCACCCTTGAGGTCGAGCAGCACCTTGGCGACTCCATCGTGCGTGCGGTCGCACTGAAGCCTACGGATGGTCTGGTCCGTGGCGCACTCGTGACGAATACGGGAGGCCCGATCGAGGTCCCCGTGGGCGACGTGACCAAAGGACATGTCTTCGACGTGGCCGGTCACATCCTCAACGCCAAGGATGACGAGCACATCACCATTTCGGAGCGTTGGCCGATACACCGCAATCCACCGGCATTCGACCAGTTGGAGTCGAAGACCGAGATGTTCGAAACGGGCATCAAGGTCATCGATTTGCTGACGCCATATGTGCAGGGCGGCAAGATCGGACTGTTCGGCGGAGCCGGTGTGGGCAAGACCGTGTTGATTCAGGAGATGATTCAGCGTGTGGCTCAGAACCACGGCGGTGTCTCCGTGTTCGCAGGTGTAGGTGAGCGTACCCGTGAGGGCAACGACCTGATCGGAGAGATGGCGGAAGCCGGCGTGCTCGAGAAGACTGCGCTGGTGTTCGGACAGATGGATGAGCCCCCGGGGACTCGTCTTCGCGTGCCGCTGACCGCTCTGACGATGGCGGAGTACTTCCGTGACGTGCAGAATCAGGACGTGCTGCTCTTCATCGACAACATCTTCCGGTTCACGCAGGCGGGTTCCGAGGTTTCCACACTGCTGGGGCGTATGCCTTCCGCAGTGGGTTACCAGCCGAACCTTGCCGATGAGATGGGCGCCCTGCAGGAGCGCATCACCTCCACCAGAGGGCATTCGATTACGTCGTTGCAGGCTATCTACGTGCCCGCCGACGATTACACCGACCCTGCTCCCGCGACGACATTCGCCCATTTGGACGCCACCACCGAGCTTTCCCGCGATATCGCTTCGAAGGGTATCTACCCGGCCGTGGACCCGTTGTCGTCGAACTCCCGAATCCTCGACCCTCGATACGTCGGTCAGGCTCATTACGACTGCGCGAACCGCGTCAAGGCGATTCTGCAGCGCAACAAGGAGCTTCAGGACATCATCGCACTGATCGGCATCGACGAATTGTCCGAAGAGGACAAAACCACCGTCAACCGTGCACGTCGCATCGAGCAGTTCCTCGGGCAGAACTTCTACGTGGCCGAGAAGTTCACCGGACGTCCTGGTTCGTATGTTGCCGCTGACGAGACCATCGAGGCATTCACCCGTATCTGCGACGGCGTGTATGACGATGTTCCCGAACAGGCCTTCACGGGGATCGGCGGAATCGACGATCTGGAGAAGAAGTGGCATGACATGCAGAAGGAATACAACGCATAA